DNA from Synechococcus sp. CBW1108:
AAAGCACAACCAATCGGGTGGCGGGGCTGAGCTGGCGATCCAATCGCCGCAGCACCTGCTTGTTGGTGTCAGCGACAGTGCCGCGCAGATCCGCCACCGCCAGGGTCGAAATCGTCAGTCCCTGGCGGTGGGCCAGTTCGCGGCAGGCGGCCACCACCCCCGGGTGCTCGCAGTCGCTGATCAGGAGTTCGTCGCCGGCCTGCCAGGGCAGGCCCCAGAGCGGCAGTACGCAGCCACTGGTTACGTTTTCGCTGAAGGCCAGCCGGTGCGCCGGCACGCCAAACCAGTCGGCCAGGTGCTGGCGCAGCTGGCTGGTGGTTTGTTCCACAAACGGCCAGACGGCGCCGGAAAATGGGCCCAGCTCCTGGATGGTGCGCCAGGCGGCCGTGATGGCCTCGAGGGAGGAGCTCGGCAGGGGGCCCTGGCCGCCGTAGTTGAAGTAGGTCTTGTTTGCCAGGGCGGGTAGCTGGGCGCGGAAATCAGCTGGCAGTTCGGGGCCTGCGTTTATATCCTGGCCTTCTGAATCCTTGCTTTGCAAATTCTGGTGTCGCATTGACGGCCGGGTGGAAGCTATCTAGGTTTGGTTTTTACTTGGTCCGAGGCTATGCCGATCCCAGATTTCTCCTTGCTTCTGGCGAGCACGATTGTGCCCTTTGTGCTCAAGCTGGTATGGGCCGTTGCCCTCTGGATTGCCGGTGGCTGGCTGATTCAGATGGCAATGCGCATTATGCGCAAAAGTTTGCGCCAAAGAGCCCTTGATGCCACTGTCGTCGCCTATCTGATCAACATCCTCGGAGCCGTGCTACGAGTGATCCTAGTGGTGGCCATTCTGGGCTTCTTCGGCATCCAGACAGCCAGCTTCGCGGCCCTGCTCGCCGGCGCCGGTGTGGCGCTTGGGGCGGCCTGGAGCGGCATGCTCGGCAATTTCGCCGCCGGGGTTTTCCTGCAGGTTTTCCGGCCCTTCAGTGTGGGCGACTTCATCACCGCTGCCGGCATTACAGGCACGGTGGAGGAAATCGGCATGTTCGTCACCTCGCTGCTGGCACCCGACAACGTGCGCAACATCGTGCCCAACGGCAAATTGTTCGGCGACACCATTCAGAACTATTCGGTCCACGGCTACCGCCGAGTTGAACTGGTTGCCCAATCAATTTGAGGGCATGGGGGGCGATGTGGAGGTGCTGGAATTCAGCGAACGGGGGCCCCGGCTGGCGGTCCGTCCTTACACCCACACCGACAACTACTGGCAGGTGTATTTCGACACCAACCGCATGATTGTCGATGTGCTTTGCAGCAACGGTTTCCCGGTTCCC
Protein-coding regions in this window:
- a CDS encoding mechanosensitive ion channel family protein, translating into MPIPDFSLLLASTIVPFVLKLVWAVALWIAGGWLIQMAMRIMRKSLRQRALDATVVAYLINILGAVLRVILVVAILGFFGIQTASFAALLAGAGVALGAAWSGMLGNFAAGVFLQVFRPFSVGDFITAAGITGTVEEIGMFVTSLLAPDNVRNIVPNGKLFGDTIQNYSVHGYRRVELVAQSI